In the Styela clava chromosome 8, kaStyClav1.hap1.2, whole genome shotgun sequence genome, one interval contains:
- the LOC144425730 gene encoding anoctamin-5-like isoform X1: protein MDDNNGNLSGHISHTEVTYAGTKRKRKKRTIKSIVKSSKVDAYNIQMHPDSTSKTEDSGKMESDKTHEREEELPKAVYLQPTPRTLPPIDIKTSVGTSSVVATSAAFPDIQKTTRPTNPVLLPPINQDNKKGVDNASYTKHAEKSDSDTQNLNNGINENQPLNEDTKKKKYYQKPRATLYFKDNERRIDFVLAYDDDEQDSEKKTKRDKFENGLMETGLQLEWEPKEESQDQKTCFVKIHAPWSVLLKYAEIMRIKMPLKEDESCESREKLEEEHENADICCHSVWSKCKCCFDPCRLDSGFIEDEGNYYTAEFSKEKQSFFDIKDRKTFFSNSERSRITYRILSETRFAPGKLQLGIQRLINQSVYDSAFPLHEGKHTAKDSKLPVNSNMRRMLYWEWARWGRWYKFQPLDAVRTYLGEKIAMYFAFLGFYTQMLAIAALVGTIVVIYGGVTLVQSDNPSREICDDTYPTYVGNETMCPVCDVDCSYWKLTTSCLAARFTHLFDNNSTIFFAVFMSLWATMFLEFWKREQFRLSYEWDLVDYDEEQDLIRPEFEAVVKKERLNPVTQQKEPYLDARTKYSRVAFSLVTVIFWLLVIVAAVFAIIVYRLAIKAIFAVSIDFTQVQDVELIGQFATPQMLTTITASLLSLIVIMVLNKVYEVVALKLTHMELPRTQMEFDDSFTFKMFCFQFVNYYSYLFYVAFFKTSIAGNPSNYTYLGDWRWEQCDPGGCMYELSIQLIIIMLGKQLWNNTLEIVLPWTLNKYRQYKSTKRSKEMPDNEYTRWEQDYDLQQATEMGLFYEYLEMIIQFGFVTLFVAAFPLAPLLALLNNIIEIRLDANKFICELRRPLAQKCADIGAWYHLLEFIATISVVTNSFTIAITSEAIPKMVYYYEYSIEPYGSYTERTLQGYTNDSLSLFNTSDFSERSMPKNPDPFGTGNVTICRYRDYRTPPSSDPKYALTMQYWHVVAARLAFVIVMEHVVFLLKRFLDYIIPDRPKKLRDLIKREHFLVKEMLVKAEAEHLWKQGVKTENEMAGRKEKPTGNTRTVQPMMSSTFDNFSIADHVSSSTPL from the exons ATGGATGACAACAACGGAAATTTATCTGGACATATTTCGCATACTGAAGTAACTTATGCAGGAACAAAGCGCAAAAGGAAAAAACGGACTATTAAAAGTATTGTCAAATCTTCAAAAGTTGATGCGTATAATATACAAATGCACCCAG ATTCTACTTCCAAAACGGAAGATTCAGGAAAGATGGAATCTGACAAAACACACGAAAGGGAGGAAGAGCTTCCTAAGGCTGTCTACCTGCAACCGACACCTCGGACTCTGCCTCCTATCGATATCAAAACATCTGTCGGAACTTCATCCGTGGTCGCTACATCTGCTGCATTTCCAGATATACAAAAAACTACTCGACCAACTAATCCTGTTTTGTTGCCACCAATAAATCAAGACAATAAA AAAGGTGTGGACAATGCTTCGTACACAAAACATGCAGAAAAATCTGATTCGGAtacacaaaatttgaataacgGAATCAATGAAAACCAACCTTTGAATGAAGATACTAAAAAGAAAAAGTATTATCAA aaaCCGAGAGCCACATTGTACTTCAAAGATAATGAACGACGAATAGACTTCGTGCTCGCCTATGACGACGATGAACAAGACAGCGAGAAGAAAACCAAAcgagataaatttgaaaatggccTTATGGAAACCGGTCTTCAATTGGAGTGGGAGCCCAAAGAG GAATCTCAAGATCAAAAAACCTGTTTTGTCAAAATTCATGCTCCATGGTCCGTTTTGTTGAAATATGCTGAAATAATGCGAATCAAAATGCCTTTGAAGGAAGACGAATCTTGTGAATCGCGAGAAAAGCTCGAGGAAGAACATGAGAATGCCGATATTTGTTGCCATTCGGTCTGGTCCAAATGTAAATGCTGTTTCGATCCATGTAGATTGGACAGTGGCTTTATTGAG GATGAAGGAAATTATTACACTGCTGAGTTTTCCAAAGAAAAACAGTCGTTTTTTGATATAAAAGATAGGAAGACATTCTTTTCTAATTCGGAAAGATCCAGAATT ACTTACCGGATTTTAAGTGAAACTAGATTTGCTCCAGGGAAATTACAACTTGGAATACAAAGGCTCATTAATCAAAGTGTATACGATTCTGCATTTCCGTTGCATGAG GGCAAGCATACGGCCAAAGATTCTAAGTTACCTGTAAACAGTAATATGCGACGAATGCTGTATTGGGAATGGGCAAGATGGGGTCGGTGGTACAAATTTCAACCACTGGATGCAGTCAG AACGTATCTAGGGGAAAAGATAGCTATGTATTTTGCTTTCCTCGGCTTCTATACTCAGATGCTGGCTATAGCTGCTCTTGTTGGAACGATTGTTGTTATTTATGGAGGCGTGACCCTTGTCCAAAGCGATAATCCTAG TCGTGAAATATGTGATGACACCTATCCAACATATGTTGGGAATGAAACAATGTGTCCTGTATGTGACGTTGATTGTTCGTACTGGAAGTTGACAACTTCGTGTCTCGCAGCTCGG TTCACACATCTCTTTGACAACAATTCTACgatattttttgctgttttcaTGTCTCTATGGG CAACCATGTTTCTTGAATTTTGGAAGCGTGAACAATTTCGTCTTTCGTATGAATGGGATTTAGTCGATTACGACGAAGAACAAGATCTAATTCGGCCGGAGTTTGAGGCTGTTGTTAAAAAGGAACGGTTGAATCCAGTCACCCAACAAAAAGAACCTTACCTCGACGCGCGAACAAAATATTCGCGAGTGGCATTTTCATTGGTCACTGTGATTTTCTGG CTTCTCGTAATCGTGGCGGCTGTTTTTGCCATCATTGTTTATCGTCTCGCTATCAAGGCAATTTTCGCTGTATCTATCGATTTCACCCAAGTACAAGATGTTGAATTGATTGGCCAGTTTGCGACTCCACAGATGTTGACTACGATAACTGCTTCATTACTATCTCTCATTGTCATTATGGTACTAAACAAG GTTTACGAAGTCGTCGCATTAAAGCTCACACATATGG AATTACCAAGAACTCAGATGGAATTCGATGACAGTTTCACcttcaaaatgttttgtttcCAATTTGTGAATTATTATTCCTACCTATTTTATGTCGCGTTTTTCAAGACATCGATAGCTGGCAATCCCAGCAATTATACTTATCTCGGAGACTGGAGATGGGAACAg TGTGATCCTGGTGGTTGTATGTACGAACTATCAATCCAGCTGATCATTATCATGCTCGGAAAACAATTGTGGAATAATACGTTGGAGATAGTACTTCCATGGACCCTGAATAAATACAG GCAATATAAATCAACTAAGCGTTCGAAAGAAATGCCTGATAACGAATATACAAGATGGGAGCAGGATTATGATTTACAACAAGCAACTGAGATGGGATTGTTTTATGAATACTTGGAAATGA ttaTACAATTTGGATTTGTCACATTATTCGTTGCCGCATTTCCCTTGGCTCCTCTTCTTGCTTTACTCAACAATATCATCGAAATACGACTTGATGCCAACAAATTTATATGTGAACTCAG aCGACCTCTCGCTCAGAAATGCGCTGATATTGGAGCTTGGTACCACTTACTTGAATTTATTGCGACTATCTCAGTCGTAACTAAC tCATTCACCATAGCTATAACATCAGAAGCAATCCCCAAGATGGTTTACTATTACGAATATTCAATAGAACCATACGGATCATACACGGAAAGAACCCTTCAG GGATACACAAATGACAGTCTATCTTTATTCAACACGTCTGATTTCAGTGAACGAAGTATGCCGAAAAATCCTGATCCATTTGGTACTGGCAATGTTACAATTTGCAG GTACCGGGATTATCGAACACCACCGTCGTCTGATCCAAAATATGCGTTAACAATGCAGTATTGGCATGTTGTCGCCGCTAGATTAGCTTTCGTTATCGTTATGGAG CATGTCGTATTCTTATTGAAACGATTCTTGGATTACATAATACCAGACAGACCGAAGAAATTGAGAGATTTAATAAAACGAGAACATTTTCTTGTCAAAGAAATGTTGGTTAAAGCCGAGGCTGAACATCTGTGGAAACAGGGCGTTAAAA CCGAAAATGAAATGGCCGGGAGGAAAGAAAAACCAACTGGTAATACAAGAACCGTACAACCAATGATGTCATCAACTTTCGACAACTTTTCAATAGCAGATCACGTTTCATCCTCAACTCCACTCTAA
- the LOC144425730 gene encoding anoctamin-5-like isoform X3: protein MNCFKSSKVVDSTSKTEDSGKMESDKTHEREEELPKAVYLQPTPRTLPPIDIKTSVGTSSVVATSAAFPDIQKTTRPTNPVLLPPINQDNKKGVDNASYTKHAEKSDSDTQNLNNGINENQPLNEDTKKKKYYQKPRATLYFKDNERRIDFVLAYDDDEQDSEKKTKRDKFENGLMETGLQLEWEPKEESQDQKTCFVKIHAPWSVLLKYAEIMRIKMPLKEDESCESREKLEEEHENADICCHSVWSKCKCCFDPCRLDSGFIEDEGNYYTAEFSKEKQSFFDIKDRKTFFSNSERSRITYRILSETRFAPGKLQLGIQRLINQSVYDSAFPLHEGKHTAKDSKLPVNSNMRRMLYWEWARWGRWYKFQPLDAVRTYLGEKIAMYFAFLGFYTQMLAIAALVGTIVVIYGGVTLVQSDNPSREICDDTYPTYVGNETMCPVCDVDCSYWKLTTSCLAARFTHLFDNNSTIFFAVFMSLWATMFLEFWKREQFRLSYEWDLVDYDEEQDLIRPEFEAVVKKERLNPVTQQKEPYLDARTKYSRVAFSLVTVIFWLLVIVAAVFAIIVYRLAIKAIFAVSIDFTQVQDVELIGQFATPQMLTTITASLLSLIVIMVLNKVYEVVALKLTHMELPRTQMEFDDSFTFKMFCFQFVNYYSYLFYVAFFKTSIAGNPSNYTYLGDWRWEQCDPGGCMYELSIQLIIIMLGKQLWNNTLEIVLPWTLNKYRQYKSTKRSKEMPDNEYTRWEQDYDLQQATEMGLFYEYLEMIIQFGFVTLFVAAFPLAPLLALLNNIIEIRLDANKFICELRRPLAQKCADIGAWYHLLEFIATISVVTNSFTIAITSEAIPKMVYYYEYSIEPYGSYTERTLQGYTNDSLSLFNTSDFSERSMPKNPDPFGTGNVTICRYRDYRTPPSSDPKYALTMQYWHVVAARLAFVIVMEHVVFLLKRFLDYIIPDRPKKLRDLIKREHFLVKEMLVKAEAEHLWKQGVKTENEMAGRKEKPTGNTRTVQPMMSSTFDNFSIADHVSSSTPL from the exons ATGAATTGCTTCAAAAGTTCCAAAGTTGTAG ATTCTACTTCCAAAACGGAAGATTCAGGAAAGATGGAATCTGACAAAACACACGAAAGGGAGGAAGAGCTTCCTAAGGCTGTCTACCTGCAACCGACACCTCGGACTCTGCCTCCTATCGATATCAAAACATCTGTCGGAACTTCATCCGTGGTCGCTACATCTGCTGCATTTCCAGATATACAAAAAACTACTCGACCAACTAATCCTGTTTTGTTGCCACCAATAAATCAAGACAATAAA AAAGGTGTGGACAATGCTTCGTACACAAAACATGCAGAAAAATCTGATTCGGAtacacaaaatttgaataacgGAATCAATGAAAACCAACCTTTGAATGAAGATACTAAAAAGAAAAAGTATTATCAA aaaCCGAGAGCCACATTGTACTTCAAAGATAATGAACGACGAATAGACTTCGTGCTCGCCTATGACGACGATGAACAAGACAGCGAGAAGAAAACCAAAcgagataaatttgaaaatggccTTATGGAAACCGGTCTTCAATTGGAGTGGGAGCCCAAAGAG GAATCTCAAGATCAAAAAACCTGTTTTGTCAAAATTCATGCTCCATGGTCCGTTTTGTTGAAATATGCTGAAATAATGCGAATCAAAATGCCTTTGAAGGAAGACGAATCTTGTGAATCGCGAGAAAAGCTCGAGGAAGAACATGAGAATGCCGATATTTGTTGCCATTCGGTCTGGTCCAAATGTAAATGCTGTTTCGATCCATGTAGATTGGACAGTGGCTTTATTGAG GATGAAGGAAATTATTACACTGCTGAGTTTTCCAAAGAAAAACAGTCGTTTTTTGATATAAAAGATAGGAAGACATTCTTTTCTAATTCGGAAAGATCCAGAATT ACTTACCGGATTTTAAGTGAAACTAGATTTGCTCCAGGGAAATTACAACTTGGAATACAAAGGCTCATTAATCAAAGTGTATACGATTCTGCATTTCCGTTGCATGAG GGCAAGCATACGGCCAAAGATTCTAAGTTACCTGTAAACAGTAATATGCGACGAATGCTGTATTGGGAATGGGCAAGATGGGGTCGGTGGTACAAATTTCAACCACTGGATGCAGTCAG AACGTATCTAGGGGAAAAGATAGCTATGTATTTTGCTTTCCTCGGCTTCTATACTCAGATGCTGGCTATAGCTGCTCTTGTTGGAACGATTGTTGTTATTTATGGAGGCGTGACCCTTGTCCAAAGCGATAATCCTAG TCGTGAAATATGTGATGACACCTATCCAACATATGTTGGGAATGAAACAATGTGTCCTGTATGTGACGTTGATTGTTCGTACTGGAAGTTGACAACTTCGTGTCTCGCAGCTCGG TTCACACATCTCTTTGACAACAATTCTACgatattttttgctgttttcaTGTCTCTATGGG CAACCATGTTTCTTGAATTTTGGAAGCGTGAACAATTTCGTCTTTCGTATGAATGGGATTTAGTCGATTACGACGAAGAACAAGATCTAATTCGGCCGGAGTTTGAGGCTGTTGTTAAAAAGGAACGGTTGAATCCAGTCACCCAACAAAAAGAACCTTACCTCGACGCGCGAACAAAATATTCGCGAGTGGCATTTTCATTGGTCACTGTGATTTTCTGG CTTCTCGTAATCGTGGCGGCTGTTTTTGCCATCATTGTTTATCGTCTCGCTATCAAGGCAATTTTCGCTGTATCTATCGATTTCACCCAAGTACAAGATGTTGAATTGATTGGCCAGTTTGCGACTCCACAGATGTTGACTACGATAACTGCTTCATTACTATCTCTCATTGTCATTATGGTACTAAACAAG GTTTACGAAGTCGTCGCATTAAAGCTCACACATATGG AATTACCAAGAACTCAGATGGAATTCGATGACAGTTTCACcttcaaaatgttttgtttcCAATTTGTGAATTATTATTCCTACCTATTTTATGTCGCGTTTTTCAAGACATCGATAGCTGGCAATCCCAGCAATTATACTTATCTCGGAGACTGGAGATGGGAACAg TGTGATCCTGGTGGTTGTATGTACGAACTATCAATCCAGCTGATCATTATCATGCTCGGAAAACAATTGTGGAATAATACGTTGGAGATAGTACTTCCATGGACCCTGAATAAATACAG GCAATATAAATCAACTAAGCGTTCGAAAGAAATGCCTGATAACGAATATACAAGATGGGAGCAGGATTATGATTTACAACAAGCAACTGAGATGGGATTGTTTTATGAATACTTGGAAATGA ttaTACAATTTGGATTTGTCACATTATTCGTTGCCGCATTTCCCTTGGCTCCTCTTCTTGCTTTACTCAACAATATCATCGAAATACGACTTGATGCCAACAAATTTATATGTGAACTCAG aCGACCTCTCGCTCAGAAATGCGCTGATATTGGAGCTTGGTACCACTTACTTGAATTTATTGCGACTATCTCAGTCGTAACTAAC tCATTCACCATAGCTATAACATCAGAAGCAATCCCCAAGATGGTTTACTATTACGAATATTCAATAGAACCATACGGATCATACACGGAAAGAACCCTTCAG GGATACACAAATGACAGTCTATCTTTATTCAACACGTCTGATTTCAGTGAACGAAGTATGCCGAAAAATCCTGATCCATTTGGTACTGGCAATGTTACAATTTGCAG GTACCGGGATTATCGAACACCACCGTCGTCTGATCCAAAATATGCGTTAACAATGCAGTATTGGCATGTTGTCGCCGCTAGATTAGCTTTCGTTATCGTTATGGAG CATGTCGTATTCTTATTGAAACGATTCTTGGATTACATAATACCAGACAGACCGAAGAAATTGAGAGATTTAATAAAACGAGAACATTTTCTTGTCAAAGAAATGTTGGTTAAAGCCGAGGCTGAACATCTGTGGAAACAGGGCGTTAAAA CCGAAAATGAAATGGCCGGGAGGAAAGAAAAACCAACTGGTAATACAAGAACCGTACAACCAATGATGTCATCAACTTTCGACAACTTTTCAATAGCAGATCACGTTTCATCCTCAACTCCACTCTAA